GTTTGCGGCAGCCTGAAGGAAGCTCTGGAATCGCTGGACGCCGATCGCGGCTTCCTGACCAAGGGCGGCGTATTCACTGACGAGTTCATCGATGCCTACATCGAGCTGAAGGCGGCCGAGGAAATCAAGGTGCGCACCTTCGTTCACCCGCTGGAATACGACCTGTACTACAGCGTCTGAACCTGGTTCAGCCACTGCAGTCGAAAAAGGGTGCCCTTCGGGCGCCCTTTTTTTTCGCCTGTCCGACGGGCGCTGCCGTGCTCTTGCCAGTATTGCGATCCGATGCGACGCTTGGCCCATCGTCAAAGGAGTGAAACAGATGCTTTGCACAACCCGAGTTGCTGTCCTCTCGCTGATCTCAGCGTTACTCGCCCTGCCGGTCCAGGCCGAGGTCTATACTTGGACCGACGCCCAAGGTAATCGCCACTATTCGGATCAGCAGCCGGCGGATGGCCAGGGCAAGACGGTCGAGGTACCGAAGGTCAATACCATTGAACCACCCCCGGACCGGCCGGACCTGGACCGCTCTAGCTCCGACTCCGGGAACAGCGGATCGGGCTCGCAACAGGCCAGTTACCGCCGACTGGCGATCACCAGCCCATCCACTGACGAGCCCGTCCGCGCCAACGACGGGAGTGTCATGCTTACCGTCGAAACCGATCCGCCCCTGAGCAGCAATCACCTGCTACGTGTCGAGATGGATGGCGAGCCAACCGATGTCAGCACCCCGGGCATCGGACAATCGACCTATCAGCTCGTCTTGCCGAATGTAGATCGGGGCAGCCACGCAGTCTCTGTAGCGGTAGTCAACGCCCGCGGCGAGACGCTGCAGCGCAGCGAACCGGTACTGCTCCATGTACAACGCACTTCGCTCAACCAGCCCGGACGTGGCGGGGCCAATCAGGCGCCGACCGCTCCCGCAGCGCCGCGGGCCCCGAACGTACCCGCTCCGAGGGCGAGCGGTACCTGAGACGCTTCTCGGCCCAGCGATCAGGCGCACCTTTTTGGTGCGCTTTTCGTTTATGGGTGTCATTCTTTGTGCGTCCGAGCATCCTGGCGCCCTGCATCAAGGCTCGAGCCTGCGAGCGATCCGCCTTGACGCGGTGCGCCAGCCCGGAGCGATGCTCCTTGACCCTGTCCGCGTGCGCCGCACGGCGCCGTGTCTGCCCTACCGGCGTCCCGGCACCTCACATGCTAGGTGTGCCGGCGCGGCGCGGTGCAAAGTAAATCGCACAACGCCCCGTATTGGTTCGCTTCTTGCATTTCCATGCATCACACTATGGATGCCGCTATGCTGCCTGACCGTTACCTTCGACAGATTCTCGACAACCTCACCACAGCTGTGATGCTGCTCGACGGCGAGCTTTGTCTGACCTACCTGAACCCGGCCGCGGAAGTACTACTGGCGGTCAGCGGGCAACGTGTGCTACGCCAGCCGATGGGCGAGCTTTTCAGCGATACCAGTGCAACCCTGGCCTCGTTGGGCAACTCGTTGCGTACCGGAGACCCCTTTACCAAGCGCGAGGCGCAGTTGAATCTCGCCAACGGCCAGGCATTGATGGTCGATTATTCGGTGACGCCAATCACGACAGGCGAGCGCAACTGGGTGTTGATGGAACTGTATCCCCGTGACCGCCTGTTGCGTATCACCAAGGAAGAGGCGCAACTGTCCAAGCAGGAAGTCACCAAGGTTCTGGTGCGGGGGTTAGCCCACGAAATCAAGAACCCATTGGGGGGCATTCGCGGGGCAGCTCAATTACTGGCTCGCGAACTTCCTGACCAGTCGCTCAAGGATTACACCGACGTGATCATCGCCGAGGCCGACCGGTTGCGAAATCTCGTCGACCGCATGCTCGGCCCGTATCGCCCACCGAATCTTCAGCCCCTGAACGTGCATGAGATCACCGAGCGCGTGATCAGCCTGCTGCAAGCCGAAACCCAGGGTCTGCTGACGCTGCAGCGTGATTACGATCCGAGCATTCCCGACATCCTCGGCGACCGCGAACAGCTGATCCAGGCGGTGCTCAATATCGTGCGCAACGCCATGCAGGCGATCGAAGCAGCACAAGGTCTGGAAAACGGCGAGATCACTCTGGAGACCAGAGCCCTGCGCCAGTTCACCATCGGACAGGCGCGCCATCGCCTGGTCTGCCGGATTCAGGTCATCGACAACGGTCCCGGCATCCCCGACAACATCGTTGAAAGCATCTTTTATCCCATGGTCAGCGGCCGTGCCGAAGGCACCGGACTGGGTCTGTCCATCACGCAGAACATTGTCAGCCAGCACCAGGGCTTGATCGAATGCGAAAGTGCACCCGGCCGCACCCTGTTTACCCTGTTCCTGCCACTGGAACACAGCCCCGGAGAGTGAATCCATGAGCCGAGCCGAAAATGTCTGGATTGTCGATGACGATCGCTCCATCCGCTGGGTGCTGGAAAAGGCGCTACAGCAGGAAGGCATGGAACCGGTCTGCTTCGACAGTGCCGATAGCGCTCTGGCTCGCCTCCAGCGCCAGCATCCCGATGTACTGATCAGCGATATCCGCATGCCAGGGACCAGCGGGCTGGAGTTGCTGGCGCAGATTCGCGAGCAGCATCCGAAGCTGCCGGTAATCATCATGACCGCGCACTCCGATCTCGATAGCGCCGTGGCGTCCTATCAGGGCGGCGCCTTCGAGTATCTGCCCAAGCCGTTCGACGTCGACGAGGCCGTGGCGCTGGTACGTCGGGCATTGGCACACAGTCATGAACAGGAAGGTCATGCGCCGGAGAGCGCGGCGACCCGCACCCCGGAGATCATCGGCGAGGCGCCGGCGATGCAGGAAGTCTTTCGCGCGATAGGCCGCCTGTCGCACTCCAACATCACCGTGCTGATCAACGGCGAGTCCGGTACCGGCAAGGAGCTGGTTGCCCATGCCCTGCACCGCCACAGTCCGCGCGCGCGGAATCCGTTCATCGCCCTGAATATGGCTGCGATCCCGAAGGATCTGATGGAATCGGAACTCTTCGGCCATGAGAAAGGCGCTTTCACCGGTGCCGCCGTGCAGCGCCGCGGCCGGTTCGAGCAGGCCGACGGCGGCACGCTGTTTCTCGACGAGATCGGCGATATGCCGGCGGAGACCCAGACGCGTCTGCTGAGAGTATTGGCCGATGGCGAATTCTACCGCGTCGGCGGGCATACGCCGATCAAGGTCGATGTGCGGATCATTGCCGCAACGCACCAGGATCTGGAAGGGCTGGTCCAGTCAGGCAAGTTCCGCGAAGACCTGTTCCATCGGTTGAATGTCATCCGCATCCACATTCCCAAGCTGGCCGAGCGCCGCGAGGATATTCCGGCCCTGGCCCAGCACTTTCTAGCCCGCGCCGCGCAGGAGCTGGCAGTCGAGCCGAAAGTACTCAAACCGCAGACCCAGGACTATATGCGCAGCCTGCCGTGGCCGGGAAACGTGCGCCAGCTGGAAAACACCTGTCGCTGGATCACTGTGATGGCTTCGAGCCGAGAGGTGCTGGTCGAGGATTTGCCCCCGGAACTACTCACTCAGCACCAGGAAAGTGCACCGGACGGGCACTGGGAGCACAGTTTGCGCACCTGGGCTGATCAGGAACTGGCCCGCGGCGTGACCAATCTGCTGGACGTAGCAGTCCCGGCATTCGAGCGCATCATGATCGAGACAGCGCTCAAGCACACCGCTGGAAGACGCCGCGATGCCGCGCAGTTGCTGGGCTGGGGACGCAACACGCTGACCCGGAAGATCAAAGAACTGGGCATGAATATCGACGGCCACGATGAGGACGAAAGCGAGTAATCCGAGATCTTGGTCATTTGGCACGCTTGATGCTTTATCAATATCGGGTGTATTGGGGTGGCTCCGGTTCAGGCAGGCTGGAGCCGCCTTTTTTTTTGCCCGAAGCGAGGCAATGCTGCCTCGTGAGCCGGCAGCCCCGCTCTCCTCTCCCCGGGCAGCTATCCGCTTCTTGTAGCAGGCCCAACGTCTGGCTAAACTCGCAGGCCGCCCTGCCTGACGATACCCGCGCATGTTTCACGTCGCCCTGCTCGAACCTGAGATCCCTCCGAATACCGGCAACATCATCCGCTTGTGCGCGAACACCGGTTGCCAGCTCCATCTGATCGAACCGCTGGGCTTCGAACTTGACGACAAACGTCTGCGCCGAGCCGGACTCGATTATCACGAGTTCGCTGCAGTAAAGACCTACCCGTCGCTCCAATGCTGCCTGGCGGCCGTCGCGCCGCCTCGGGTGTTTGCCTTGAGCACCAAAGGCTCACGCAACTTCACCGAGGTGGCCTACCAGCCGGGTGACCTGTTCTTGTTCGGACCGGAGAGTCGCGGCCTGCCGGTCGAGGTACGTGAGAGCCTGCCGGCCGAGCAGGTACTGCGGATCCCGATGCGGCCCGATAGCCGCAGCCTGAATCTGTCGAACAGCGCAGCGATATTGATCTTCGAAGCCTGGCGCCAGCACGATTTCACAGGTGGCGGGTAGCCCTGCGAACCGTGGTTTGTGTAAGCGCACCCGGGCGCGAACTGCGGCGTAAATCCCTTCGCGGTCATGCCCGCTCCTACAGGACTTCGAATCCGCGGGGGCTTGGAGGGGTTCTGTAGGAGCGCACCTGGGCGCGAACAGCGGCTTGTCTCTCCTGCGCCGCCGTCCCGCCAATAGTCCGTGACCTTACACAACAAAGCCGGCGCGAGGCCGGCTTTGTTGGGTCTGACAGAGCGCGGTTAGCGCACCTTGACCACGACCTTGCCTACGGCCTTTCGCGAGCTCAGCACGTCGAGCGCCTGCTCGTACTCGTCGAGGTTGTAAGTCTGCGATACCAGCGGCTTGAGCTTGCCTTCGCTATACCAGGCGAACAGCTGCTGGAAGTTCTCCAGGTTGGCCTGCGGTTCGCGGGCAGCGAACGAGCCCCAGAATACGCCGACGATCGACGAACCCTTGAGCAACGCCAGGTTGACCGGGAATTCCGGAATGCGGCCGCTGGCGAAGCCGATGACCAGCAGACGGCCCTTCCAGTTGATCGAACGCACGGCCTGGTCGAACAGATCGCCACCGACCGGATCATAAATCACGTCGGCGCCCTTGCCGCCGGTGAGTTCCTTGACCTTGTCCTTGAGGCTGTCTTCGCTGTAGTTGATCAGCTCGTCGGCGCCGGCATTCTTTGCCACTTCGAGCTTCTCCGCGCTGGACGCCGCAGCAATGACTCGCGCGCCCATCGCCTTGCCAATCTCCACTGCAGCCAGACCCACACCGCCGGAAGCACCAAGCACCAGCAGGGTCTCGCCCGGCTTGAGCTCGCCGCGCTGCTTGAGCGCGTGCATGGACGTGCCATAGGTCATGCTGAAGCCCGCAGCAGTGACGTAGTCCATGTCCTGCGGCATGGGCAGTACGCGGGTGCCGTCGACAGCTATCTTCTCGGCATAGCTGCCGAAACCGGTCAGAGCCATGACGCGATCACCGGATTTCACATGCTTGACGTTCTCGCCAACGCTGGAAATGACGCCAGCCGCTTCGCCGCCCGGGGAGAATGGGAACGGTGGCTTGAGCTGATACTTGCCTTCGATGATCAGCGTGTCAGGGAAGTTGACGCCGGCTGCGTGGATGTCGATGACCACTTCGTTTTTCTTGGCAACCGGATCAGCGGTTTCCTCGAGAACCAGGCTGCTGGCTGGTCCGAATTCTTTGCACAGTACGGCTTTCATGTTCGCTCCCTTGTTGAGGTTTTGGCACAGTCTAGTCGGTCTCCCGGCAAAGCGGTCAATCACCATGCCCGGGGGTGATCGCGATCCATAACAGCGCTGCGATTTGGCTGCAACGGGGCGCTCGGCTATCCTGTGCCAAATCACTGGAGTACCCACCGTGCATCGCCCCATTCGTTTACTGCTTGCCCTGTTGTGTCTGGCCGTCATGAGTACCCCGCTGCAGGCTCAGGAGCCTGCCGCAGCCGAGCCGCAATACGTCGAACTCAAACCCGCCTTTGTTGGCACCATCGGCCCCGGCCCGAAGATCCAGTATCTGAAGGTGGACGTGGCATTACGCGTCAACGATCCGGCCGCCGTGGACAAGGTCAAGTATCACGATCCGCTGATTCGCAATGCTCTGGTCGGGCTGTTTGCCCGTCAGTCACGCGAGGCACTGGCTACGCTGGAGGGCAAGGAGCAGTTGCGTGCAGAAGCGCTGACTGCAGTTCGTACGGTGCTTGAGGAAGAGGAAGGCCAGCCGCTGGTCGATGATCTGCTGTTCACCAACCTTATTACCCAGTAACACCGCTTGAAAAACGCCGGTCCACGCGGATCTGCCCGCGCAGGCCGGCGTCCTGGTTAGCCTTCCTGGCTGAGATACCGCTCTACGAACGTATCGAAGTCCACTTCGTCCGCCGCCTCGATGGCCGCCTGCTCGGCGAGCGAGGCATCCGCCTGAATGCGGAACGCCCGCATGCTCTCGGCATCCAGCGGGCGCTCTGTGAAATGCTTGCGGTGTGCTTCGGACTGCGTGAGCGCGAAGCGGAAGAAGCTGTTGCCGTGTCGCTCGATGTCCGCCAGCACTCGCGCCGACGGCGTCAGCGCTGCGTCCTCCAGCTTGCTGCGTTGCAGCGCGAGACTCTCGCTGTAGGCGCTGGTCTGTTGCGTTTCGTCGAGCACCCGGGCGCAGCTGGCGATGTCATCAAGCAGGCTCAGCCCCCACTCCTGCAGCGACCGTTGCTGGCCCGAATCGCTCAGACTCAGGCCAGGCTCGCGCCCGCGCTTGACTGATAACGCGAAGTTCTCGGCCAGCTCCGCACAGCTTTGCGGGGTATGCGCCGGGCTATCTTCCAGCGCACAGTACAACAGGAAGCTGTCGAGAAACCGCGCTGTCTCCGGCTCGATGCCCATGGGCGAGAAGGGATCGATGTCCATGCAGCGTACTTCGATGTATTCCACGCCGCGCGAAGCCAAGGCATGTACGGGCTTCTCGCCACTGCGAGTCACCCGCTTGGGTCGAATCGGGCTGTAAAATTCGTTCTCGATCTGCAGCAGATTGGTATTGAGCTGCTGCCACTGCCCGTCGGCATCATGCGTTCCCATCGCGGCATACGGGGCGTACGGAATGCTGGTGGCTTCGCGCATGCTGGCGATGTAGTTGTCCAGGCTGTTGTAGCAGACGTTCAGACCGGACTGGGCATTGTTGTTGTAGCCCAGGTCGCTCATGCGCAGGCTGGTGGCGTACGGCAAGTAGAGACTGCGCTCGCCGAGCCGCTCGAGCTTGTGATCGCGTCCTTGCAGGAAGCTCGCGCACACCGCAGGCGAGGCACCGAACAGGTACATCAGCAGCCAGGCGTAGCGGCGGAAGTTGCGAATCAGCGCCACGTAGCGCTCGGACTGGTAGTCCTGCGCTGTTGCCGTATCCCCGCTGCGTTGCTGCAGTGTCGCCCACAGTTGCGGTGGCAGCGAGAAGTTGTAATGAATGCCGGCAATGCACTGCATGGCCTTGCCGTAGCGTATCGCCAGGCCGCGCCGGTAGACATGCTTGAGCATGCCGATGTTGGAGGTTCCGTACCAACCGATGGGAATATCCACGTCTGCTGCCGGAAGCAGGCACGGCATCGATTCGGTCCACAAACGCTCGTCACCGAGCTGGGCGTAGGTGAAACGATGAATGCGATCGAGGCTATCGAACAATCCGCCAAGATAGGCGCTCACCGGCGTGATCAACTCGAGCAGCGCTTCGGAATAGTCGGTGGTGATGGTCGGGTGGGTCAGCGCCGAGCCCAACCCCAGCGGGTGGGGCGTGTGCGCCAGCGCGCCGTCGGCGCTGATGCGCAGGCTTTCCTTTTCGATACCGTGCAGGCAACCACGTAGCAGCTCGCGGTGCTTCGGCTGATGGAGCAATTCAAGGCTGTCGCTGAGCGTTGGTGACAATTCGTCACTCCTTAGGCAATTCGCCGGCTACAGCTACGTGTGCCAGCAGTCGAGCTCGTTGAGTATAGGAGCGGTCAGATACGGGCGAAGGTTCCCAGACTTTTTGCCACCAGGGCACCGTCCTGCCAAACCTCGCCATCGACGACGACAGTGCGCGTTCCGGCATGCACCACCTTGCCGGTGCACTGCAGTTCTCCGCCAGTCACGGCGCGCGTGTAGTTGATCTTGCATTCGACCGTTGCGGTAGTCTCGTGAGCCTCGAGCACGCTGAAGGCCGCCGCGCCCATCGCCGAATCCAGCAGCGAGAATATCACTCCGCCGTGGACCCGTTGTGTGGAATTGAAATGCTCTTCTCGGATAGCCAGCTTGAGCACACAGAGACCGCGATCGAGCGAGTCGAACTCCAGCCCGAGCATCTGGGTAAAAGGACTCATACGATTGCGGGCAAACTCGGTCAGTGATGGGTGTTGGCTCATGGTCAGCGCTTCTTCAGGTCTTTGGCATTGGCAAACAGGCTGGCAAACGTACCACCGGCTTCCGCCGGCGCACCAGCCCCGGCTGGCTTGCCTCGGCCGCTATTCCGTCCTTTGGCGCGATCACCCTGTCCGGCGCCAGCGGATTCGCGGCGTGCCTGGGGCGAGCTGCCTGCGCCGGGCTCGTCGCTCATGCGCATGGTCAACCCGATGCGTTGGCGCGGAATATCCACGTCAAGCACCTTGACCTTGACGATGTCGCCAGCCTTGACGACCTCGCGGGGATCCTTGACGAACTGGTTCGACAGCATGGAGATGTGTACCAGACCATCCTGATGCACGCCAATATCGACGAAAGCGCCGAAGTTGGCCACGTTGGTGACCACGCCCTCAAGGACCATCCCGGGCTTGAGGTCACTGAGCTTCTCGACGCCTTCCTGGAAGGTGGCTGCCTTGAATTCGGGGCGCGGATCACGGCCGGGCTTGTCCAGCTCCTTGAGGATATCGCTGATCGTCGGCACACCGAAATGCTCGTCAGTGAACTTCGCCGGGTCGAGTTTTTTCAGGAACGTCGAGTCGCCGATCAGGCTGCGTATATCGCGTCCGGTCTCACCGGCAATCCGCTCTACCAGCCGATAGGCCTCGGGGTGCACGGCCGAGGCATCCAGCGGATTGTCGCCGTGCATCACCCTTAAAAAGCCCGCTGCCTGTTCGAAGGTCTTGTCACCCAGACGACTGACCTTGAGCAGCTCCCGGCGACTCTTGAACGCGCCGTGCTGGTCGCGATAGTCGACGATGTTCTGTGCTATCGAGGGATTGAGCCCGGACACCCGGGTCAACAGGGGCACCGAAGCAGTATTGAGATCCACCCCGACGGCGTTCACACAGTCCTCGACCACCGCATCGAGACTACGAGCGAGCTTCACCTGCGAGACGTCGTGCTGATACTGCCCGACCCCGATCGATTTCGGCTCGATCTTAACCAGCTCGGCGAGCGGGTCCTGCAGCCGACGCGCGATGGAGACCGCCCCGCGGTAGGTGACGTCCAGGTCGGGGAATTCGCGGGCCGCCAGTTCCGAGGCGGAATAGACCGAGGCTCCCGCCTCGGACACGACGATCTTCTGCATCTTCAGTGACGCGCAGAGCTTGAGCAGGTCGGCTGCGAGCCTGTCGCTCTCGCGCGAGGCGGTACCGTTGCCGATGGCAACCAGATTAACCTGGTGCTTGTTGCACAGCGACGCCAACACAGCGAGCGACTGGTCCCATTGATTGCGCGGCGCATGGGGGAAAATGGTGGCGGTATCCACCAGCTTGCCCGTCGCGTCCACCACGACCAGCTTGCAGCCGGTGCGCAGCCCAGGGTCCAATGCCAGGGTGACGCGCGGGCCAGCCGGGGCCGACAGCAACAGATCCTTCAGGTTGCTGGCGAAGACGCGGATCGCTTCATCTTCGGCGGCTTCACGCAGATCCCCTAGAAGCTCGGTCTCAAGATGGCCCAGCAGCTTGACGCGCCAGGTCCAGCGCACCACTTCGCCCAGCCATTTGTCTGCCGCCCGGCCCTGTTGCTCGACCCCCACCGACTTGGCGATGATCGCCTCGCAGGGATGCATACTGCCCGGCGCCGCTTCGCCGTCGCCGAGCTCGAGAGCGATGCTCAGCACCCCTTCGTTGCGCCCACGCAGAATGGCCAGCGCACGGTGTGAGGGGACCGTCTTCAACGGCTCGTCATATTCGAAATAATCGCGGAACTTGGCGCCCTCTTCCTCTTTGCCGGGCACCAGACGCGACACCACGCGACCATCCTGACGCAGCGCCTGGCGCAGCCGCTCGATCAGCGAGGCGTCTTCGCTGAAGCGCTCCATGAGGATGTACTTGGCACCATCGAGGGCGGCCTTGGTATCCGCTACGCCTTTCTCTGCATCGACGTAATCGCGGGCCAAAACCTCTGGATCGAGCTGGGGATCGGCGTACAGCTGCTCAGCCAACGGCCCAAGACCTGCTTCCAGGGCGATCTGGCCCTTGGTGCGCCGCTTGGGCTTGTATGGAAGGTAAAGATCTTCAAGCCGGGTCTTGGTATCGGCCTGATTGATGTCGCGCGCCAGTTCGGGCGTCAGCTTGCCTTGCTCGTCGATGCTGGCAAGGATCGACTTGCGTCGGTCTTCCAGCTCGCGAAGGTAGCGCAGTCGCTCTTCAAGGTAGCGCAGCTGGGTATCGTCCAGGCTGCCAGTGACTTCCTTTCGGTAGCGGGCGATGAAGGGCACGCTGGCGCCCTCGTCGAGAAGGCCTACGGTTGCAGCAACCTGCTCGGGACGAACCGCCAGTTCGCTGGCGATGCGCGAGGCAATACTATCCATGGATGAGGATCCGGTCGTTTTCACAAGCCGCGCAGTATAGCTGACTGACCAGCCTATACGGCACCCGCGGTGATCGCGCTATTGGCGCGGCGACGCATACCCTGTACAAAAGAAACCTCTTGTAACGATGGGGTCAAAGGAATAAAACCGGCATCTGCGACAATAACTGCAAGCGATAACGAGGCGGGAACGGATGAACAGCGAAGGCGAGAAGATTCTGATTGTCGATGACGACGTGAGACTGCGGCGCTTGCTCGAGCGTTTCCTGACCGAGCAGGGGTACCGCGTCCGGGCTGTCGAAAACACCGAACAAATGGACCGGCTGTTGGCTCGTGAACTGTACTCACTGATCGTGCTCGATCTCATGCTGCCGGGCGAGGACGGCCTCAGCGCCTGCAAGCGTCTACGTGAACAGCAGAACACTACGCCGATCATCATGCTGACCGCCAAGGGCGACGAAACCAGCCGGATCCAGGGCCTTGAGCTCGGCGCGGACGACTACCTGCCCAAGCCATTCAACCCACGCGAACTGGTGGCACGCATCAAGGCCGTGCTGCGCCGTCAATCGCCACAGGTGCCCGGTGCTCCCAGCGCTGAGGACGACCAGGTCACCTTCGGCGACTTCGTGCTCAATCTGGCCACTCGCGAACTCAAGCGCGGCGATGAAGTGAACATGCTCACTACCGGCGAATTTGCCGTGCTCAAAGCGCTGGTTCGTCATCCGCGCGAGCCGCTGACCCGTGACAAGCTGATGCAACTTGCCCGCGGTCGCGAGTGGGACGCGCTGGAACGCTCCATCGACGTGCAGATTTCCCGGCTGCGCCGAATGCTCGAACCCGATCCCTCCAAGCCGCGGTACATCCAGACTGTCTGGGGCGTAGGCTACGTATTCGTACCGGACGGCCAGGCGACGTGAAAGGCGGTCCGGGTTGGCACCCCCTGCTGCCGCGCAGCTTTTTTGCCCGTACCATCCTGCTGGTTCTCGTGGTGACGCTGTTTTCAAAGCTCCTAACCATGGTCTACCTGCTGAGTAACGAGGATCTGCTGGTCGATCGCCAGTACAGCCATGGCACGGCCATGCTGATCCGTGCCTACTGGGCCAGCGGTGCCGACGCGCGCCAGGATATCGAAGCCATGACCGGCGTCGAACTGGTGCCGGAGAACGAGGTTCCGCCCGGGGAAGTACACTGGCCCTATTCCGGCGTATTCACCAACCAGCTGCGCAACGAACTGGGCGATCGTACGCAGGTGCGGGTACGTATCCAGGACGAGCCTGCGCTCTGGGTG
The nucleotide sequence above comes from Halopseudomonas xinjiangensis. Encoded proteins:
- the glnL gene encoding nitrogen regulation protein NR(II), which gives rise to MLPDRYLRQILDNLTTAVMLLDGELCLTYLNPAAEVLLAVSGQRVLRQPMGELFSDTSATLASLGNSLRTGDPFTKREAQLNLANGQALMVDYSVTPITTGERNWVLMELYPRDRLLRITKEEAQLSKQEVTKVLVRGLAHEIKNPLGGIRGAAQLLARELPDQSLKDYTDVIIAEADRLRNLVDRMLGPYRPPNLQPLNVHEITERVISLLQAETQGLLTLQRDYDPSIPDILGDREQLIQAVLNIVRNAMQAIEAAQGLENGEITLETRALRQFTIGQARHRLVCRIQVIDNGPGIPDNIVESIFYPMVSGRAEGTGLGLSITQNIVSQHQGLIECESAPGRTLFTLFLPLEHSPGE
- a CDS encoding PaaI family thioesterase, producing the protein MSQHPSLTEFARNRMSPFTQMLGLEFDSLDRGLCVLKLAIREEHFNSTQRVHGGVIFSLLDSAMGAAAFSVLEAHETTATVECKINYTRAVTGGELQCTGKVVHAGTRTVVVDGEVWQDGALVAKSLGTFARI
- a CDS encoding flagellar basal body-associated FliL family protein, whose protein sequence is MHRPIRLLLALLCLAVMSTPLQAQEPAAAEPQYVELKPAFVGTIGPGPKIQYLKVDVALRVNDPAAVDKVKYHDPLIRNALVGLFARQSREALATLEGKEQLRAEALTAVRTVLEEEEGQPLVDDLLFTNLITQ
- the ompR gene encoding osmolarity response regulator transcription factor OmpR, giving the protein MNSEGEKILIVDDDVRLRRLLERFLTEQGYRVRAVENTEQMDRLLARELYSLIVLDLMLPGEDGLSACKRLREQQNTTPIIMLTAKGDETSRIQGLELGADDYLPKPFNPRELVARIKAVLRRQSPQVPGAPSAEDDQVTFGDFVLNLATRELKRGDEVNMLTTGEFAVLKALVRHPREPLTRDKLMQLARGREWDALERSIDVQISRLRRMLEPDPSKPRYIQTVWGVGYVFVPDGQAT
- a CDS encoding DUF4124 domain-containing protein; the protein is MLCTTRVAVLSLISALLALPVQAEVYTWTDAQGNRHYSDQQPADGQGKTVEVPKVNTIEPPPDRPDLDRSSSDSGNSGSGSQQASYRRLAITSPSTDEPVRANDGSVMLTVETDPPLSSNHLLRVEMDGEPTDVSTPGIGQSTYQLVLPNVDRGSHAVSVAVVNARGETLQRSEPVLLHVQRTSLNQPGRGGANQAPTAPAAPRAPNVPAPRASGT
- the trmL gene encoding tRNA (uridine(34)/cytosine(34)/5-carboxymethylaminomethyluridine(34)-2'-O)-methyltransferase TrmL, yielding MFHVALLEPEIPPNTGNIIRLCANTGCQLHLIEPLGFELDDKRLRRAGLDYHEFAAVKTYPSLQCCLAAVAPPRVFALSTKGSRNFTEVAYQPGDLFLFGPESRGLPVEVRESLPAEQVLRIPMRPDSRSLNLSNSAAILIFEAWRQHDFTGGG
- the gshA gene encoding glutamate--cysteine ligase encodes the protein MSPTLSDSLELLHQPKHRELLRGCLHGIEKESLRISADGALAHTPHPLGLGSALTHPTITTDYSEALLELITPVSAYLGGLFDSLDRIHRFTYAQLGDERLWTESMPCLLPAADVDIPIGWYGTSNIGMLKHVYRRGLAIRYGKAMQCIAGIHYNFSLPPQLWATLQQRSGDTATAQDYQSERYVALIRNFRRYAWLLMYLFGASPAVCASFLQGRDHKLERLGERSLYLPYATSLRMSDLGYNNNAQSGLNVCYNSLDNYIASMREATSIPYAPYAAMGTHDADGQWQQLNTNLLQIENEFYSPIRPKRVTRSGEKPVHALASRGVEYIEVRCMDIDPFSPMGIEPETARFLDSFLLYCALEDSPAHTPQSCAELAENFALSVKRGREPGLSLSDSGQQRSLQEWGLSLLDDIASCARVLDETQQTSAYSESLALQRSKLEDAALTPSARVLADIERHGNSFFRFALTQSEAHRKHFTERPLDAESMRAFRIQADASLAEQAAIEAADEVDFDTFVERYLSQEG
- the ntrC gene encoding nitrogen regulation protein NR(I), translated to MSRAENVWIVDDDRSIRWVLEKALQQEGMEPVCFDSADSALARLQRQHPDVLISDIRMPGTSGLELLAQIREQHPKLPVIIMTAHSDLDSAVASYQGGAFEYLPKPFDVDEAVALVRRALAHSHEQEGHAPESAATRTPEIIGEAPAMQEVFRAIGRLSHSNITVLINGESGTGKELVAHALHRHSPRARNPFIALNMAAIPKDLMESELFGHEKGAFTGAAVQRRGRFEQADGGTLFLDEIGDMPAETQTRLLRVLADGEFYRVGGHTPIKVDVRIIAATHQDLEGLVQSGKFREDLFHRLNVIRIHIPKLAERREDIPALAQHFLARAAQELAVEPKVLKPQTQDYMRSLPWPGNVRQLENTCRWITVMASSREVLVEDLPPELLTQHQESAPDGHWEHSLRTWADQELARGVTNLLDVAVPAFERIMIETALKHTAGRRRDAAQLLGWGRNTLTRKIKELGMNIDGHDEDESE
- a CDS encoding NADPH:quinone oxidoreductase family protein, with the protein product MKAVLCKEFGPASSLVLEETADPVAKKNEVVIDIHAAGVNFPDTLIIEGKYQLKPPFPFSPGGEAAGVISSVGENVKHVKSGDRVMALTGFGSYAEKIAVDGTRVLPMPQDMDYVTAAGFSMTYGTSMHALKQRGELKPGETLLVLGASGGVGLAAVEIGKAMGARVIAAASSAEKLEVAKNAGADELINYSEDSLKDKVKELTGGKGADVIYDPVGGDLFDQAVRSINWKGRLLVIGFASGRIPEFPVNLALLKGSSIVGVFWGSFAAREPQANLENFQQLFAWYSEGKLKPLVSQTYNLDEYEQALDVLSSRKAVGKVVVKVR